In Legionella beliardensis, the following are encoded in one genomic region:
- a CDS encoding zeta toxin family protein, which produces MKIFIKNNKVSRYQDTRSLWQKLELLIAHDLYQYLGGNKPEAMHIATVLLSDFKKKSIAIADKVIDEITLPKYRNLILQHLLNKLYSESSYHVFLEKFALRLSGGKETQLTLSVLQHAGINDTKRLHDVFVAFVSEQKKLAKNFPNFSKIKNEDDYEQFISVLASNPLYEKFLSAFTTYLADAFNDKRESNTQVAAPTVLTPESLLDFFQAISTDIVLGNFNHTPLKKGTLYVEIIQGDLYYTTLNPSGLRVSGFISSNEEELNCRLTSQTTKAELKPYLPHILTITAARGHTSQLVFRHTASLRDKAQAFLTEQANSGLLWANLPASDFIVSEENKFILNHWLADNLPCFINHLIEDSCDRYEQQLKAMAEHAKNQRGMTAYIANEINEVSVLMKDIMHSIIFFNLEKSVYERNSEIDSKLEKLINHIKQLQEFYNTTPLQAPNEVFPKIRGNFEAFINNLIFNRGAGVIHYTSATTTWRLDLISLIEALVKDKAVQVCSIQSNNMEYSYLTDEIGQIIPSHALLREELKLQLTHYLSHDIQAYHRQALCRYHAENLPMTVVKAEPLLATRVKLSVPSKPFNLPSIKFKEAREQAYRHYNMRHILTLKSYTDWTLEERRLQETHNRILQPNFMEGLIDEQLNHAQVAQEKWLTDVLVPRWQTALFLNIAARLITDYRIDTEQVNETAKQLWFDILFSRFTKKLMNHWQTMSLSVAPLAGTGIHENCVAKAKQRMSSLYSALTEDTFDYDVKFQSCLIIEKNKVRKQLINTIIKEFLDNYLDLFTKGKLENKSQYPIGSNKDYVFLGPAASGKSTISNQYIQQQERSDYISLATDDYRGIYLPATDIFEQQDTEQVFIRTQDSAYLISELVEDRLCSLKDKRPNIIVDGVTYKPAHRALIETNNNSIIVCACLDDMAEVVKRSYDRAMREDSSSADRGRYVNTTSLIQMHKAASVDLIASCPPNTKIAFYNTNIPRGEVPPLIATIDTHHEKTLTIHHEKGALLRLTSFFNKKRLNVSAKNDNSLFMSNLQKPGFQIESLFSVLKHGFKIVLHDDQNNPCLIVSNDGMVIHNAEYIKEKLTEKSNEKELLKMMLLYGKYGSLKEVKKQCLIYENSDVLIAKILTNAMDKLQEGNISLAVYKY; this is translated from the coding sequence ATGAAAATTTTTATAAAGAATAATAAAGTCTCTCGTTATCAAGATACGCGGTCTTTGTGGCAGAAGCTTGAATTATTAATTGCTCATGATCTTTATCAATATTTAGGCGGTAATAAGCCTGAAGCGATGCATATCGCTACGGTACTTTTGTCGGATTTTAAGAAAAAGAGCATTGCTATTGCTGATAAAGTCATCGATGAAATAACCTTACCCAAATACCGTAATTTAATTTTACAGCACTTATTAAATAAGCTCTATAGCGAGTCTAGTTATCATGTGTTTTTAGAAAAATTTGCTTTAAGGCTAAGTGGTGGTAAGGAAACTCAATTAACGCTATCTGTCTTACAACATGCTGGCATTAATGATACTAAGAGATTACATGATGTGTTTGTAGCGTTTGTATCAGAGCAGAAAAAGCTTGCTAAAAACTTCCCTAATTTTTCAAAAATTAAAAATGAAGATGATTACGAGCAATTTATCAGTGTGCTTGCATCAAATCCCTTGTATGAAAAATTTTTAAGTGCTTTTACAACGTATTTAGCTGATGCGTTTAATGATAAGCGAGAGAGCAATACGCAAGTTGCCGCGCCAACGGTGTTAACTCCTGAGTCGTTGTTGGATTTTTTTCAAGCGATTAGTACTGATATTGTATTAGGTAATTTTAATCATACACCTTTAAAAAAAGGCACCCTGTATGTAGAAATCATCCAAGGCGATTTATACTACACGACCTTAAATCCTTCTGGTCTGCGGGTAAGTGGTTTTATCAGTTCGAATGAGGAGGAGCTAAATTGTCGCCTGACTAGCCAGACAACGAAAGCGGAGCTAAAGCCATATTTACCTCATATTCTTACTATTACCGCAGCTAGAGGTCATACTAGCCAATTAGTATTTCGTCATACCGCGTCTTTAAGAGACAAAGCGCAAGCATTTCTTACGGAGCAGGCTAATAGTGGTTTGCTTTGGGCTAACTTACCCGCTAGCGATTTTATTGTTAGCGAGGAAAATAAATTTATTCTTAATCATTGGTTAGCTGATAATTTGCCTTGTTTTATTAATCACCTTATTGAGGATAGTTGTGATCGCTATGAACAACAATTAAAAGCGATGGCAGAGCACGCGAAGAATCAGCGAGGGATGACTGCTTATATTGCTAATGAAATTAATGAAGTAAGCGTTTTAATGAAAGATATTATGCATAGCATAATATTCTTTAATCTAGAAAAAAGTGTCTATGAAAGAAATAGTGAAATTGATAGTAAACTTGAGAAGTTAATCAATCATATAAAGCAGTTGCAAGAATTCTATAATACCACTCCGCTGCAAGCACCTAATGAGGTATTTCCAAAAATAAGGGGTAATTTTGAGGCGTTTATTAACAATCTAATTTTTAATAGGGGCGCAGGTGTTATTCATTATACTAGCGCAACAACTACGTGGCGCTTAGACCTTATTTCACTCATAGAGGCATTAGTTAAAGATAAAGCTGTTCAAGTTTGTAGTATTCAAAGTAATAACATGGAATATAGTTATTTAACCGATGAAATAGGTCAAATTATACCTTCTCATGCTCTTCTTAGAGAAGAATTGAAATTACAATTAACCCATTATTTAAGCCATGATATTCAAGCTTATCACCGGCAAGCACTATGTCGTTACCACGCAGAAAATTTACCTATGACGGTTGTTAAAGCTGAGCCTTTATTGGCTACACGAGTAAAGCTTTCTGTTCCTAGTAAGCCGTTTAATTTACCAAGTATTAAATTTAAAGAAGCAAGAGAGCAAGCTTATCGCCATTATAATATGCGGCATATTCTTACTCTTAAAAGTTATACAGATTGGACGCTAGAAGAGAGGCGTTTACAAGAAACACATAACCGTATTTTACAACCTAATTTTATGGAAGGGCTAATTGATGAGCAGTTAAATCATGCACAGGTAGCTCAAGAAAAATGGCTAACTGATGTGTTAGTTCCTAGGTGGCAAACAGCACTTTTTTTAAATATTGCGGCAAGGTTAATTACGGATTATCGCATAGACACGGAACAAGTGAACGAGACTGCTAAACAGCTGTGGTTTGATATTTTATTTTCTCGGTTTACCAAGAAATTGATGAATCATTGGCAAACTATGTCACTAAGCGTAGCTCCCCTTGCAGGCACTGGTATTCACGAAAATTGTGTGGCGAAAGCTAAGCAGCGCATGAGTTCACTTTATTCAGCTCTCACAGAAGATACATTTGATTATGATGTTAAATTTCAATCTTGTCTTATCATAGAAAAAAATAAAGTTCGTAAACAGTTAATTAATACAATTATAAAAGAGTTTCTTGATAACTATTTAGATTTATTTACTAAAGGCAAATTAGAGAACAAAAGCCAATATCCTATTGGTAGTAATAAAGACTATGTTTTTTTAGGCCCGGCAGCAAGTGGTAAAAGTACAATTTCTAATCAATACATTCAGCAGCAAGAGCGTAGCGATTATATTTCTTTAGCTACTGATGATTACCGCGGTATTTATCTACCAGCAACAGATATTTTTGAGCAACAAGACACCGAGCAAGTTTTTATTCGCACCCAAGATAGTGCTTATTTAATCAGCGAGTTAGTTGAAGACAGATTATGCTCACTTAAGGATAAGCGACCTAATATTATTGTTGATGGTGTTACCTATAAGCCTGCGCATCGTGCGTTAATAGAAACGAATAATAATTCCATTATTGTTTGTGCTTGCTTAGATGATATGGCTGAAGTGGTTAAACGCTCCTATGATAGAGCTATGCGCGAAGACAGCAGCTCAGCTGATAGGGGGCGCTATGTAAACACAACCAGTTTAATTCAGATGCATAAAGCAGCAAGCGTGGATTTAATTGCTTCTTGCCCACCTAATACTAAGATTGCATTTTACAATACTAATATTCCACGCGGCGAGGTGCCGCCCTTAATAGCGACCATTGATACCCACCATGAAAAAACCTTAACCATTCATCATGAAAAGGGCGCTTTATTACGTTTAACCTCATTTTTTAACAAAAAACGTCTAAATGTTAGTGCAAAAAATGATAACAGTCTTTTTATGTCTAACTTACAAAAACCAGGCTTTCAAATTGAGTCATTATTTAGCGTACTAAAGCATGGATTTAAAATTGTGCTCCATGATGATCAGAATAATCCTTGTTTAATAGTTAGTAATGACGGGATGGTTATTCATAACGCAGAATATATTAAAGAAAAACTTACTGAAAAAAGTAACGAAAAAGAGTTACTAAAGATGATGCTATTGTATGGCAAATACGGCAGCTTGAAAGAAGTTAAAAAGCAATGCCTTATTTATGAAAATTCAGATGTGCTTATAGCAAAAATACTTACTAACGCGATGGATAAGTTACAAGAAGGCAATATATCATTAGCAGTTTACAAGTACTAA
- a CDS encoding diacylglycerol/lipid kinase family protein produces MVDIAVIINNKAKNAHQLEKYLQGFTQHKLDYQLYKTTPKNLEQTIKQCRANHPILLVGGGDGTIRSAAQWCAHTSTLLGVLPLGTMNHFAKEVGLPLTVDDLIEAIKKRTTTLIDLAEVNGNVFINNSSIGFYPKLAQKRDYYTKFYNKWLSYIPSFIQALFYHRSYSLLVKSKEFNLLLKTSFFMISNNPYSYEFPLKFTRESFKEGLLGIYYFKHGRLRFFEILRALFTKKHNFDIKQASCPIELTIHHKEKIIISLDGDTMTVQTPLHYKSLPKSLLLLTNNHENNSHL; encoded by the coding sequence ATGGTTGATATTGCGGTTATTATAAATAATAAAGCTAAAAACGCACATCAACTTGAAAAATACTTACAAGGCTTCACCCAGCATAAGCTTGATTATCAACTTTATAAAACAACCCCTAAAAATTTAGAGCAGACCATAAAACAATGCCGCGCAAACCATCCTATCTTATTAGTTGGCGGTGGTGACGGTACCATTCGCAGCGCTGCACAATGGTGTGCTCACACATCAACGCTGCTTGGTGTCTTACCGTTAGGGACGATGAATCATTTTGCTAAAGAAGTGGGCCTGCCTCTTACAGTTGATGACTTAATAGAAGCAATAAAAAAAAGAACAACTACCCTTATTGATTTAGCAGAAGTCAATGGTAATGTTTTTATTAATAATTCCTCTATCGGATTTTATCCAAAACTTGCTCAGAAACGCGATTACTATACAAAATTTTATAATAAATGGCTAAGCTACATTCCAAGCTTTATTCAAGCCTTGTTTTATCATCGCTCATACTCTCTCTTAGTTAAATCTAAGGAATTTAATCTCTTGCTTAAAACGTCTTTTTTTATGATTAGTAATAATCCTTATTCTTATGAATTTCCATTGAAGTTTACGCGAGAAAGTTTTAAAGAGGGATTGTTAGGAATTTACTATTTTAAACATGGCAGACTGCGCTTTTTTGAAATTTTACGTGCATTGTTTACTAAAAAACATAATTTTGATATTAAACAAGCCTCCTGTCCTATTGAATTGACTATTCATCATAAAGAAAAAATAATCATTTCCTTAGACGGTGATACGATGACTGTACAAACGCCCTTACATTATAAAAGCTTACCTAAATCTCTTCTTTTACTGACAAATAACCATGAAAATAATTCACATCTCTGA
- a CDS encoding YajQ family cyclic di-GMP-binding protein, translating to MPSFDIVSEVNTVELRHAVENTNREMGTRFDFRGVQSSIELNELVVTLKSESDFQVRQLEDMFRSHCTKRNVSTAGVDMEDEPVHSGKTYSLTMTFKQGIDQPTAKDIIKLIKDSKLKVQTSIQGDKIRVTGKKRDDLQDTIALLKKSEIKLPLQFENFRD from the coding sequence ATGCCCTCCTTTGATATTGTTTCGGAAGTTAATACCGTTGAGTTACGCCATGCTGTTGAAAATACAAATCGCGAAATGGGAACTCGATTTGATTTTCGTGGTGTACAATCGAGTATTGAATTAAATGAATTGGTGGTCACTTTAAAATCAGAGTCAGATTTTCAAGTGCGACAATTAGAAGACATGTTTCGTAGTCATTGCACTAAGCGTAATGTAAGTACAGCAGGTGTAGATATGGAAGATGAACCGGTGCACAGCGGTAAGACTTATTCGCTAACAATGACCTTTAAGCAGGGTATTGATCAGCCTACTGCTAAGGACATTATAAAATTGATTAAAGACAGTAAGCTTAAGGTACAGACATCTATTCAAGGCGATAAAATAAGAGTAACCGGTAAAAAGCGAGATGATTTGCAAGATACCATTGCGTTACTTAAAAAGTCAGAGATTAAGCTTCCCTTGCAATTTGAGAATTTTAGAGACTAA
- a CDS encoding VOC family protein, with the protein MTTIRTITYAFHHIGIPTTEIKPNEKYSSTFKMYTSGGQNSEYRIQYHRFEEDSPLHPLVKSKPHVAFKVDNLEEAIKNKEVILSPYEPFLGFKVAMIVECGMPIELIETTLTEEEIWQGSHKNSVIYPEAD; encoded by the coding sequence ATGACTACTATACGTACTATAACCTATGCTTTTCATCACATAGGTATTCCAACAACTGAAATTAAACCTAATGAAAAATACAGTTCAACTTTTAAAATGTATACAAGTGGTGGGCAAAATAGCGAATACCGTATTCAATATCATCGCTTTGAAGAGGATTCACCACTACATCCTTTAGTAAAATCAAAGCCACATGTTGCTTTCAAGGTTGATAATCTTGAAGAGGCTATTAAAAACAAGGAAGTGATACTTAGCCCTTATGAGCCTTTTTTAGGATTTAAAGTAGCAATGATTGTTGAGTGCGGAATGCCCATTGAGCTTATTGAAACCACGTTAACTGAAGAAGAGATATGGCAGGGTAGCCATAAAAATTCCGTTATTTACCCTGAAGCAGATTAG
- a CDS encoding glycosyltransferase, whose amino-acid sequence MHVNDQISPKCAVLMAVYNGMQFIEQQITSILGQEKINVTVFVSIDLSTDDSENWLNALAKRDSRIIILPYGERFGGAARNFFRLIRDVDFADYDYIAFADQDDIWHADKLARAVHVLQHRAYDAYSSNVIAFWPDGRQAVINKAQPQKSWDFIFEAAGPGCTYVLSKKLATCIKDNILKNWAELQKISLHDWYCYAFARANGFQWFIDSKPTMLYRQHSNNQVGVNRGLKAYVHRFKQIKNGWWLSQAYLIAELIGLGHHDFIRGWSSFKRKDFLRLALNAYQCRRDHVSQVVFFMTCLLFAIMGGKQTITPLINMPAKER is encoded by the coding sequence TTGCACGTTAATGATCAGATCTCGCCTAAGTGCGCTGTATTAATGGCTGTTTATAATGGGATGCAATTTATAGAACAGCAAATCACTAGTATTCTTGGCCAGGAAAAAATTAATGTCACTGTCTTTGTTAGTATTGATTTATCCACAGATGATAGTGAAAATTGGCTAAATGCCCTGGCTAAACGTGATTCTAGAATTATCATCCTGCCTTATGGCGAGCGTTTTGGGGGCGCTGCGAGAAATTTTTTTCGTTTAATTCGTGATGTTGATTTTGCAGATTATGATTACATTGCTTTTGCTGATCAGGATGATATTTGGCACGCTGATAAGCTTGCGCGGGCAGTTCATGTATTACAACACAGGGCTTATGATGCTTATTCGAGTAATGTTATTGCATTTTGGCCTGATGGCAGGCAAGCAGTCATAAATAAAGCGCAGCCCCAAAAATCGTGGGATTTTATTTTTGAAGCAGCAGGCCCTGGCTGTACTTATGTCTTAAGCAAAAAACTTGCAACATGTATTAAAGATAACATCCTTAAAAATTGGGCCGAATTACAAAAAATAAGTCTACATGATTGGTATTGTTATGCGTTTGCGCGCGCCAATGGTTTTCAATGGTTTATTGACTCAAAACCCACGATGCTCTATCGCCAGCATAGTAACAATCAAGTCGGTGTAAACCGCGGTTTAAAAGCTTATGTGCACCGCTTTAAGCAAATTAAAAATGGCTGGTGGTTAAGTCAGGCTTACTTAATTGCAGAACTTATTGGGCTAGGACATCATGATTTTATTAGAGGCTGGTCTAGTTTTAAAAGAAAAGATTTTCTTAGACTTGCACTTAATGCGTATCAATGCAGGCGAGATCATGTATCACAAGTAGTCTTTTTTATGACCTGCCTCTTATTTGCCATCATGGGAGGCAAGCAAACGATTACGCCCTTAATTAATATGCCTGCTAAGGAAAGATAG
- the rfbB gene encoding dTDP-glucose 4,6-dehydratase: MKILVTGGAGFIGSALIRYIITNTDDSVINVDKLTYAANLQALASIDKSSRYTFERADIADADEMTRIFMTYKPDAVMHLAAESHVDRSINGPAAFIHTNIIGTYTLLEAVRQYWQSLDEPQKQAFRFHHISTDEVYGDLEEKDDAFTETTPYAPSSPYSASKASSDHLVKAWHRTYGLPILITNCSNNYGPFQFPEKLIPLVILNALAGKPIPVYGLGTQIRDWLYVEDHASALYEVITRGKVGEAYNIGGHNEKKNIDVIYTICSLLEELVPQKPGVTYYTNLINYVQDRPGHDQRYAINASKIKQELGWVPKETFESGIRKTVQWYIDNLPLYR, encoded by the coding sequence ATGAAAATACTCGTAACAGGCGGGGCAGGCTTTATCGGCTCTGCTTTAATAAGGTATATTATTACTAATACAGATGACTCCGTCATTAATGTTGATAAGTTAACCTATGCTGCAAATTTACAAGCTCTCGCGTCTATAGATAAAAGTAGTCGCTATACTTTTGAGCGAGCAGATATTGCTGATGCCGATGAAATGACACGCATCTTTATGACTTATAAGCCTGACGCTGTTATGCATTTAGCGGCTGAAAGCCATGTTGACCGTTCAATCAATGGGCCTGCAGCCTTTATTCATACCAATATTATTGGCACCTATACACTACTTGAAGCAGTACGGCAATATTGGCAATCATTAGATGAGCCGCAAAAACAGGCTTTTCGTTTCCATCATATTTCTACGGATGAAGTATATGGCGATTTAGAAGAAAAAGACGATGCGTTTACCGAAACAACACCTTATGCGCCAAGCTCGCCTTATTCAGCAAGTAAAGCAAGCTCTGATCATCTAGTAAAAGCATGGCATCGAACCTATGGCCTACCTATTCTAATTACTAATTGTTCTAATAACTATGGCCCTTTTCAATTTCCAGAAAAATTAATCCCGCTAGTTATCTTAAACGCGCTAGCTGGTAAGCCTATTCCCGTTTATGGATTAGGTACACAAATTCGTGATTGGCTTTACGTTGAGGACCATGCAAGTGCGCTTTATGAAGTGATTACGCGTGGAAAAGTAGGGGAAGCTTATAATATAGGCGGCCATAATGAGAAAAAAAATATCGATGTCATCTATACTATTTGCTCTTTATTAGAAGAATTAGTACCGCAAAAACCAGGCGTAACCTACTATACAAATTTAATTAATTATGTACAAGACAGACCTGGCCATGATCAACGTTATGCAATTAATGCAAGTAAAATAAAGCAAGAGCTTGGCTGGGTACCTAAAGAAACATTTGAAAGTGGAATTCGCAAAACCGTACAGTGGTACATCGATAATCTACCTTTATATCGCTAG
- a CDS encoding LysR family transcriptional regulator: MHFYNHSQIKCFLKAVELGSFSLAAQALHLTPTAISKQIKNLEQNIGEQLFQRTTRQVRLTEFGLLFYQHCKPIEEEIASLNHFIESSRDVPQGELKILVSTITSKAWVLKHLQAFMATYPKLYLEIIFSEEDADLAREDIDIMVGFPTIPPATEHLKYRKMLTTHNILCASKEFVAQYGKPETAEQLPQYKIISHTLRRPAYFLPLADGNQLPCAKPILYMNNFDALNQACLAGIGLFLTGDILVKQWLNRGDLIQVLPQYKFRQYDIFIFYRAYDYELPKIRVFLDFFTKNNLKILP; encoded by the coding sequence ATGCATTTTTATAATCACTCACAAATCAAATGTTTTTTAAAAGCAGTTGAATTAGGAAGTTTTTCACTGGCCGCACAAGCGCTTCATTTAACGCCAACAGCCATTAGCAAGCAAATAAAAAACCTTGAGCAAAATATAGGTGAGCAACTATTCCAACGTACAACCAGGCAAGTTAGGCTTACAGAGTTTGGCCTCTTATTTTATCAGCACTGCAAGCCTATCGAAGAGGAAATCGCCTCTCTTAATCATTTTATTGAATCTAGCCGAGACGTACCGCAAGGCGAATTAAAAATTTTGGTTTCTACCATCACCTCCAAAGCTTGGGTACTTAAACACTTACAAGCGTTTATGGCTACCTACCCTAAACTCTACTTAGAAATTATTTTTTCAGAAGAAGATGCCGATTTAGCACGCGAAGATATAGATATTATGGTGGGCTTCCCAACCATTCCACCAGCAACTGAACATCTTAAATACCGCAAAATGCTTACTACTCATAATATTCTTTGCGCGTCAAAAGAGTTTGTTGCACAATATGGTAAGCCAGAAACTGCAGAACAGTTACCCCAGTATAAAATTATTTCTCACACCCTACGAAGGCCTGCTTACTTTCTACCTCTAGCCGATGGCAATCAATTGCCTTGCGCTAAACCTATTTTATATATGAATAACTTTGATGCACTTAACCAAGCATGTTTAGCAGGTATTGGACTCTTTTTAACAGGTGATATATTAGTTAAGCAATGGCTTAACCGAGGCGATTTAATTCAAGTGCTGCCCCAATATAAATTCAGACAATATGACATTTTTATATTTTATCGAGCTTATGACTATGAGCTGCCTAAAATAAGAGTATTTCTTGACTTTTTTACTAAAAATAATTTAAAAATATTGCCATAA
- a CDS encoding acyltransferase family protein, translating to MKKSLPALTSLRFFAAALIVLQHANGYFKVGESFSSSYNLGQAVTFFFVLSGFILTYNYPKLERLDDSLEFIWARISRIWPVHFFIFLVLLLIMLYTHQPFSLEQAFANMTLTQAWHHKAVIFFAFNAVSWSLSVELFFYCMFPLLIWKFQANWLSRLKLSAMLGLLAIWMAISTRAVPFTGLEAYQPTISSWVNFWPPARLFEFVCGMVAACLWMKYQLIIDSKLKLSIFKATVIEFLVVILILWASVQVPLYTMQLFYTGIISMAVHAWVYYSGSAPFYALLLFVFAFGRGYLSTLLSVKPLILLGEISFSLYLVHQPIIRCVEYYHNQLMPIPLTVQYTAYWLIILICSYFMWYFIEKPCQKKMKKLPNYIKSLRKTTPNTAESTLANWPAEENRNEI from the coding sequence ATGAAAAAATCCTTACCAGCCCTAACTTCCTTACGCTTCTTTGCTGCGGCCCTGATTGTGCTACAGCATGCGAATGGTTATTTCAAGGTAGGTGAAAGTTTTTCTTCGTCCTATAATTTAGGCCAAGCTGTGACATTTTTCTTTGTGCTGTCAGGTTTTATTTTAACTTACAATTATCCCAAACTTGAGCGACTTGATGATTCGCTTGAATTTATATGGGCTAGAATAAGCCGTATTTGGCCTGTTCATTTTTTTATTTTTTTAGTGCTCTTACTAATTATGCTTTATACCCACCAGCCATTTTCGCTAGAGCAAGCCTTTGCAAATATGACACTTACTCAAGCTTGGCATCATAAAGCCGTCATTTTCTTTGCATTTAATGCTGTTTCTTGGAGCCTTTCTGTTGAATTATTTTTTTATTGTATGTTTCCTCTGCTTATTTGGAAATTTCAAGCAAATTGGCTGTCGCGCTTAAAATTAAGTGCCATGCTTGGTTTATTAGCCATTTGGATGGCTATCTCAACTAGAGCAGTGCCTTTTACCGGGTTAGAAGCTTATCAGCCGACTATTTCATCTTGGGTTAATTTCTGGCCACCAGCTCGTTTATTTGAGTTTGTTTGCGGCATGGTTGCTGCTTGTTTATGGATGAAATACCAGTTAATTATCGACTCAAAACTTAAGCTCTCTATTTTTAAGGCTACTGTTATAGAATTCCTTGTAGTTATTTTAATACTTTGGGCTTCTGTTCAAGTTCCACTGTATACAATGCAACTCTTTTATACCGGCATAATTTCTATGGCTGTTCATGCTTGGGTATATTATAGTGGTTCAGCACCTTTTTATGCCTTGTTATTATTTGTCTTCGCTTTTGGGAGGGGTTATCTATCAACCTTACTTTCAGTAAAGCCACTTATCCTTTTAGGGGAAATTAGCTTCTCCCTATATCTTGTCCATCAACCAATCATCCGCTGTGTTGAATATTATCATAATCAGTTAATGCCTATACCACTTACTGTTCAATACACAGCTTACTGGCTAATTATTCTTATTTGCTCTTATTTTATGTGGTATTTTATTGAAAAACCATGTCAAAAAAAGATGAAAAAACTTCCTAATTATATTAAGTCATTACGAAAAACAACGCCAAACACAGCCGAGTCTACTCTAGCTAATTGGCCGGCCGAAGAAAACCGTAATGAAATATAG
- a CDS encoding nucleoside monophosphate kinase, translated as MERTGLTSPKIILLMGGPGSGKGVLAANLSKVKHFSIGEALREIINNPKHPQAESFKQRIAQGKLLSDHEVMGVMNQSDALKQSKPVLLDGFPRTLSQWNLFRNRYGSPAAVIDLDVSKEVMQTRLLGRGRKDDQASVIQYRIADYFNNTRPMARKILSETKKDNKLSIDASNLHPDEIADIAKQFLENKNLYPKQEITEEFSASASASFKF; from the coding sequence ATGGAAAGAACGGGATTAACTTCTCCTAAAATTATTCTACTTATGGGTGGCCCTGGCAGTGGTAAAGGTGTGTTGGCTGCAAATTTATCGAAGGTAAAACATTTCTCTATTGGGGAAGCACTGCGCGAAATCATTAATAACCCTAAACATCCCCAAGCTGAATCATTTAAGCAACGTATTGCACAAGGGAAATTACTCAGTGATCACGAGGTCATGGGCGTAATGAATCAATCTGATGCCTTAAAACAATCCAAGCCTGTCTTGCTTGATGGCTTTCCAAGGACGCTATCACAGTGGAATCTTTTTAGAAATCGTTATGGCTCGCCGGCAGCAGTAATTGATTTAGATGTTTCCAAAGAAGTGATGCAAACTCGCTTGTTAGGCCGGGGACGCAAAGATGACCAAGCAAGTGTTATTCAATATAGAATTGCAGATTACTTTAATAACACTCGACCCATGGCTAGAAAAATTTTATCAGAAACGAAAAAAGACAATAAATTAAGTATTGATGCTTCCAATTTGCACCCTGACGAAATAGCCGATATTGCAAAACAATTCCTTGAAAATAAAAATTTGTATCCTAAACAAGAAATTACAGAAGAGTTTAGCGCAAGCGCATCTGCCTCCTTTAAATTTTAA
- a CDS encoding metallophosphoesterase family protein, with product MKIIHISDLHFGMHYPHILTAFLEEISTLKPDAFIISGDLTQRAKTHQYEELKKFLEQLPGTTFIVPGNHDIPLHNPLARLLYPFRNYKHYVTSDMPVTFTNSEIRVLGINSVNPYQIKDGELSHKTLEVITRYFDTQDNKLNILFFHHNFDYLEGLHKPLQNDQEFLKYLKQSTVHIVCTGHLHYAHLGLIEKDNQDSCLVLHAGSLMCMRSKDGLNSYYIIENDGLACRIHWRVFCDKQFLTRSIHTIDFTKKRALLESLMQPAPEAS from the coding sequence ATGAAAATAATTCACATCTCTGATTTACATTTTGGTATGCATTATCCCCATATTTTAACTGCTTTTTTGGAAGAAATAAGCACGCTTAAACCTGATGCCTTTATTATCTCAGGTGATTTAACTCAGCGCGCTAAAACGCATCAGTATGAAGAATTAAAAAAATTTCTCGAGCAATTACCAGGTACAACGTTCATCGTACCAGGCAATCATGATATCCCACTTCATAATCCCCTTGCCCGCTTACTTTATCCATTTAGAAACTACAAGCATTATGTTACCAGTGATATGCCTGTTACGTTTACCAATTCAGAAATACGGGTCTTAGGTATAAATAGTGTTAATCCTTACCAAATAAAAGATGGCGAATTATCGCATAAGACATTAGAAGTGATTACGCGATATTTTGATACACAAGATAACAAATTAAATATCTTATTTTTCCATCATAATTTTGATTATTTGGAAGGTTTGCATAAGCCCTTACAAAATGATCAGGAATTCTTAAAGTATCTTAAGCAAAGTACCGTGCACATCGTTTGCACAGGACATCTGCATTACGCGCACTTAGGGCTAATTGAAAAAGACAACCAGGATTCTTGCCTTGTTCTGCACGCAGGTTCCCTAATGTGTATGCGCAGTAAAGATGGCTTAAATAGCTATTATATTATTGAAAATGATGGGCTAGCTTGCCGTATTCATTGGCGTGTATTTTGTGACAAGCAATTTCTGACCCGCTCAATTCATACTATCGATTTTACTAAGAAGCGTGCTCTGTTAGAAAGCCTTATGCAGCCTGCGCCTGAAGCATCTTAA